The window acaccATTTCacgaaaaatttttattattttttcagtataataaaaagtagtacgtaatacaaaaatatgctATTGTCAGATTCAAAATGGAACAGTTTTTCAATACATAGCTATTATTATGGAAATTGTTACGCCACTGCcggcaacaacaacaacaacataaCCTGCCAGCAATAAAAGAACAAAACTCTTACCCATTCCATGCCACATAACGATCGGTGTAAAATTGCCGTCCTTAACTTTATTAGCACTTAAAATGTTAAACAAAAGTGTTAATATCAAGTACTTAAAAGTAATTCCGTTCATTTTGGAAAATCACGACTGAAtgtctataaataaattatttaaagattAGACCGATCTACTTAACAGTACATAGTATAAAAACGTTCCTCTTATTAAGTGGTAAATTATTCAACGCTTGCGCGCTACATGTTGACGGGGACAACGCTGTAAACATTTATTCTAAGTACCTCAACTTCGaaaaataagattttataTTCGATTTCGtacaattttattcatttacaTCACTAAAGAGAACGATTCCATCCAGGCGTTGGTGAACGTCGCCCTCGAAATCCGACTTGTGGGAGGAAATTGTTCGTTATTGTCGTAGAGAAATGTTGCGGTGGAAGCACCTTTTGCACACGCACATCTCAGCATCTCTTCCTCGTGAGGGGTTATTATTTCACATACGTGCATGTAACACACCGGCCTGCCATTTTGTTCTTTGGGAGTTGTAGTAAATAAGTGGATCAAATGTCGTCTTTTATTGGGTTCGGTGTCTGGCTCTTGCGTGCTCGTTTCGGTTGTCTGTGTAAAGCTGTCATCGTTTCTGTAAAAATATACCACTGTACACAACCctaacgtttttataaaaaacaaacaagattttggaaaatgtttataaaaatccttaagaaaaaataaaaagtatttaacaTGTGGTCAGTTGATCAAACacatcaataaaaatttcggggaattttgatttaactgttcaaaaattatttatcctTGTATAAgccttctgtgacttttaagacTAAAATGAATAATCTCAAACAACATAATTTACGTCCTATTGATCTAAAAcccaattatttaaaatagttatttagtACAACTGATATTCACGTACGAGAACCCgcgtttttataataaattacaataataaacttcaaattattatctaaaacaaatgtaaacaataatttgttGCAAATACCTAGTTGTTAATccattttaaaattgcacAAATAATATAATCATAGATAGAACAGATAAGTCAAGAAATTGGGTTTGAAAAGCTATACGCAAAAACCTTGGTTTGAGGTTTAGccaaaatatcactattttttcaagttcCTCAAGCTTCACTCTCCAAATATCCCAtgaatagaataaaaaaattacaccatcTTTTGGCCCACATACTTTCATAATATCTCTTcatatttttgatgaaatgcGACACTTTTTGGAATAGAGGAAGTTTGATGTATTAAAATAGGATTTGTAATTTTGAGAACACAACAatgaaaaatgataaaaagaTAGGTAAATAACATTAGCAATAATTGTATTATATTTGTTATACCTATTGATTTGTAAGTAGAATTAAAGATTAGattcaatgaaatttttttaggttttttataTAGTCATCAAATTACgatgaaacaattaattatttttacacgtTTTTGTCGCCGATAATCGTATCACATCAGTCACATCACAATTGAGTACAGTTGTACTCTGTGATCTTTAGACAAAAACcaaatctttttttgtttcttattcTTATGTATTTagatttagattttattttgggatgtaaatgcaaaaaatcaatgaaaatttattagaagatgtCATGaagcaattgaaaaaattccaaatctTTCAAAAGTTTTTCGAACCAATTTGTTCATCTTCAGCTCAAGAAAGTTCATAACCAAAGTGAAGTATTGagtcatttattattaaaaaaaatgaaaaaacaaactttattCTTTCATGAATAACTTACAAGCCAATAAAAGCCGCTGATGTtacgaaattattaaattatttattaatatataaattatatttatacggaaataaaaaataaaaaaaaattacattgtacttttttttagactataacttttataaagccaggctattatttattttcataaaccTACGCTGGATTTATATTTTagtatttaaatacttttataAACATTGTCTTGTCTGGGTAGTTTTTATCTCAAGTCAAAGTTTATTCATActttcagtaatttttaacattttaaaatgtaCCCAAAGCCACTATGGGTTGTTGAAAAGTTTCGGAGATTTTGTTGGTGgaaagttaagtttttttgaaagattttaagctctttttattattactaactAGGTATTTGCCAAATTTTATTACCATTGACGTATGATGTGATAAACAAATTACTCgtaatttggataaaaaataaattatttccgaGATTACTtccaaaatataaaatattgccttgtaaattgtaaattcaaAATCTACTAAACTGTAGTATAACACTTTATAAGAAatataaaaccaaattttacaaaattccgCGTAAAATTACCCAATAAAATCTCGGCTTTCCCTCTGGGATAGCGACCAAATTCTTATCAGTGAAGACTGATACAAGTGAtatatgttacagtttaaacttAGCTCATCaaattaatagttattaaaagaaatttatcgTTGCACAAATATTTGGAAAACACACTGTTccaaaatagattatttttaccaatgtgtcaacagaaaaataaaatgtaatagtaGCGATTAATAACAGGGTACAATAAAGCCActattatttagtttttgcatTGTTTAGTTTTATCTAAAAGTACCACCTTTTGTTACCTTACGCTACGTCATTCAAGTATGTGTACCTATAAACTATGATGCAGTAATGTAGCAAATATCTGTTTGCCAAAAGTTTGGAGATTATCTgtgaggtaatttttttaggaatTGTATAgcaaagaatttaaaaattaaagaaaaaaaaatgttttacttaCAAATTCTTTTCGGGCATTACAGCCTCATACAGTGACCGGAAGATCCAAAGCACTTGTagaacaagaaaataaaaaacactcaCAGCAGATCTCATATTCGTCCGCCAGCATAACGATTCACACACCGACTTGAATGAGAGCTCTAAATAATCtgattcatttaaaattttaaccatACTATAAAGAACGTTGTTGTATATTAtcataaacaattatttactttttacgTAAACTTAAACAATCTATTGTACACAAATACGGGCGCGATCATCTGATCATTCGACAGGCCGAAAATAAAGTGACTAATCTGATTACTTTTTACGTTTGTTAATAAGATTAAATACGACACACACCGCATTTCTCAGTGCAACTGTACGGATTGAGtacatttaattataatgaccTTGGgaatatatttaaattattagacTCGCATTTTATTGACCATcctttattgatttttatgaaattacaTTGAGATTAATTTACACAACGTGTGCAGTTTTTATTCGTTTAGGTCTGGAAGTAATGGACCGTTCGTGTCGTCCTTTGGTGCTCCGTTTATGTTCAGTGAAGAAAGTAGGGTCAAATTGTCCATTTCGTCGTAGTTTGGCTCAGTCTGCTGACGATTTAGACCGGGAATAAGTGGGTCGCTTTCTGTAATCTCATCAAATCCCGCATCAACTAAATTACTCAAGagattttcttcaatttcgTGCACTTCTTCACCGTTTTCGATTTCCTGTTCATCCTCATCGGCCTCGTGCTGattaacataaaaaacagtttttcgtACAAAGAAACGCAAAATAGTAACTAATGATAATTATTACAACCGGTCGTGACAGCACGTTGTGTTTATAAAATCCCGGAAAATTCTGCCGAGTAAACAGTGTTAAATTTatctctttttttatttacaagttGTAACGTTTTAATGactcgaaatttttttattacctgGACAACGGGAGTAGTCGATTTGTATTGAAAGGCACTGTTGGAGAGGTCGACCTCAACTGGGAAAAGGGCAGGGCCTGATAATAACTCTAATGATTTGGAATGCACTTCTGACAATCCTTTAATTAGCTTTGTAAGGTGACCGCCTAAAGATTGGACGTGTTTGTTGTCCAAAAGTTCCATTTTTACGAGGACGTCTGATCGAAGTTTGGCGAATCTGGCTCTTGCCAACTGGCGGCAACGCaaaattaatctaaaataGATTTTTCAGATTAGTGGCAGGAGATATCAGGCCCATAAAACTGTATCTGCAGCgcaaaaatctttaataatttgaagttgcatttttcactgaaatATTCTGTTTCTCGATTTCTCGGCGAAAATAGCTCTCGTGGGTCAAGTTAACAAACCTCACATGTAAACAccttgaaaactaaaagatgGTCCTAAATGTTTCCTAAAGAAAAACTCAGAGCAGAGtcgacaaaaaaaatgtaaaaaaagaattagACAACAATATGTATCTATTAAAGTctagaatataaaaaaaatcgaaaagggAATCTAAAGTATTTATAAACGAAGAGGCAACAGAAGTCTATAGAAcattttagattttaaaacaaatgtagAAAAAGATCTAAAAAAACCGAATTTAGACGAGAATCGTTAGAAGAATTTCTAGAAAAGAATGTCTAGTAGAAAATAGAAACTGGAGAAagaaagattaaaattattatttaaaaaataaaaattaatttttattagggCCTAGATTAAAGTCATATGCTAAAAAGACTACATGTTATTAAggataaatatttaagaatgaaaaaaattgttttggatTTATTGATTCTTTtcttattaatataaaaatattatgtagaaaaaaaattcttcccaaataaattttgtgtattaaAGTTCTTACACTTTTTCACAAATAAAAAGGATGTAAAGTTATGTGAcacacaaaagaaaaaaaaagaaaataaaaattaaaaaaacaataaaaattaaaaaagaagcgATCTTGAAGCTTCAACTTTAAAGACGTTACTAAATCATCGCAGTGAAACCCTGGTTTTCGAGTAATCAAACATTTTTGCAATTGAATGTGCATTgaataattggaaaaatataaaaaaagtatttttttagaaagtaACACTTATGTATAAGTGGGATTATCAGAAAATCTTTGAAGGCAAACTTGTTGAAAACATTTGTTGTAAAActactacaaaaaaaaacgttataaattgGTGAACAGtagcgtttttttttaatttcgaaaaaattattttcacaacACATTTTCAGTATTCTGGTAAACAATGTTATAGAGATCAACGATTACATTCGCATGTCTGTTGGAATAACCAtagattaaataaatatatgttGGTTCTAAAAAGTGCAAGTCCTAGACAGTTTTGTGTCACCTTTCAAgaaaaggattttttttttgtaggtatACGTACCGGTATTCGTAATTTCCTGTTTCAACTCTGTATAGAGGTTCCTGCAAAGCTGCATAACTACATTCCTCATCGTCCATTTCTTTAACTTTCAGACAATAAGCCAAATACTCAAATTTCGCATCggcatatttttttaccgtcAGTCTCGTGTCCGGAATGGCCTTATACAAATACGTACCCATATCGGCCAAAACCTgccaaaaactgtaaaaaaaatctctattTCAAAATTCTCGACTCACtggtttcacttttttgaCCATATCTTGGCCAAACTTTTCCATACTGCGATGCTGCTCACCGAAAACTCTAAAAGCTTCGCTTGCTCTTGGTTGGGGTTCCCTCACAGCCAACCCGGCGAAAACGTCGCCCATTGCTTTGATAGCTTGTTGCAGCTCAACGTGGGCCTAAACGactcttacaattttttaaacgtataGAA of the Tribolium castaneum strain GA2 chromosome 1, icTriCast1.1, whole genome shotgun sequence genome contains:
- the PICK1 gene encoding PRKCA-binding protein isoform X2; translated protein: MLDLEYDYFLEEDKIQNKEEQKMEENPSSVEKQKNTDLEVLLFDMSPMEKCQRENTLGMTVTSGSVTIKKDANNLIGISIGGGAPLCPCLYIVQIFDNTAASRDGTLQSGDELVSVNGLSVKGKTKVEVAKMIQAAKDEVIINYNKLHADPQQGKSLDIVLKKMKHRLVENMSSSTADALGLSRAILCNDTLVKKLQELQHTELMYRGLVDHSKRVLQAHVELQQAIKAMGDVFAGLAVREPQPRASEAFRVFGEQHRSMEKFGQDMVKKVKPVLADMGTYLYKAIPDTRLTVKKYADAKFEYLAYCLKVKEMDDEECSYAALQEPLYRVETGNYEYRLILRCRQLARARFAKLRSDVLVKMELLDNKHVQSLGGHLTKLIKGLSEVHSKSLELLSGPALFPVEVDLSNSAFQYKSTTPVVQHEADEDEQEIENGEEVHEIEENLLSNLVDAGFDEITESDPLIPGLNRQQTEPNYDEMDNLTLLSSLNINGAPKDDTNGPLLPDLNE
- the PICK1 gene encoding PRKCA-binding protein isoform X1 produces the protein MLDLEYDYFLEEDKIRQNKEEQKMEENPSSVEKQKNTDLEVLLFDMSPMEKCQRENTLGMTVTSGSVTIKKDANNLIGISIGGGAPLCPCLYIVQIFDNTAASRDGTLQSGDELVSVNGLSVKGKTKVEVAKMIQAAKDEVIINYNKLHADPQQGKSLDIVLKKMKHRLVENMSSSTADALGLSRAILCNDTLVKKLQELQHTELMYRGLVDHSKRVLQAHVELQQAIKAMGDVFAGLAVREPQPRASEAFRVFGEQHRSMEKFGQDMVKKVKPVLADMGTYLYKAIPDTRLTVKKYADAKFEYLAYCLKVKEMDDEECSYAALQEPLYRVETGNYEYRLILRCRQLARARFAKLRSDVLVKMELLDNKHVQSLGGHLTKLIKGLSEVHSKSLELLSGPALFPVEVDLSNSAFQYKSTTPVVQHEADEDEQEIENGEEVHEIEENLLSNLVDAGFDEITESDPLIPGLNRQQTEPNYDEMDNLTLLSSLNINGAPKDDTNGPLLPDLNE
- the PICK1 gene encoding PRKCA-binding protein isoform X4 — translated: MLDLEYDYFLEEDKMGMTVTSGSVTIKKDANNLIGISIGGGAPLCPCLYIVQIFDNTAASRDGTLQSGDELVSVNGLSVKGKTKVEVAKMIQAAKDEVIINYNKLHADPQQGKSLDIVLKKMKHRLVENMSSSTADALGLSRAILCNDTLVKKLQELQHTELMYRGLVDHSKRVLQAHVELQQAIKAMGDVFAGLAVREPQPRASEAFRVFGEQHRSMEKFGQDMVKKVKPVLADMGTYLYKAIPDTRLTVKKYADAKFEYLAYCLKVKEMDDEECSYAALQEPLYRVETGNYEYRLILRCRQLARARFAKLRSDVLVKMELLDNKHVQSLGGHLTKLIKGLSEVHSKSLELLSGPALFPVEVDLSNSAFQYKSTTPVVQHEADEDEQEIENGEEVHEIEENLLSNLVDAGFDEITESDPLIPGLNRQQTEPNYDEMDNLTLLSSLNINGAPKDDTNGPLLPDLNE
- the PICK1 gene encoding PRKCA-binding protein isoform X3, producing the protein MLNTRYSNMMMLHLSDVYPNYQIRRNYFLKEDSKGMTVTSGSVTIKKDANNLIGISIGGGAPLCPCLYIVQIFDNTAASRDGTLQSGDELVSVNGLSVKGKTKVEVAKMIQAAKDEVIINYNKLHADPQQGKSLDIVLKKMKHRLVENMSSSTADALGLSRAILCNDTLVKKLQELQHTELMYRGLVDHSKRVLQAHVELQQAIKAMGDVFAGLAVREPQPRASEAFRVFGEQHRSMEKFGQDMVKKVKPVLADMGTYLYKAIPDTRLTVKKYADAKFEYLAYCLKVKEMDDEECSYAALQEPLYRVETGNYEYRLILRCRQLARARFAKLRSDVLVKMELLDNKHVQSLGGHLTKLIKGLSEVHSKSLELLSGPALFPVEVDLSNSAFQYKSTTPVVQHEADEDEQEIENGEEVHEIEENLLSNLVDAGFDEITESDPLIPGLNRQQTEPNYDEMDNLTLLSSLNINGAPKDDTNGPLLPDLNE